ATCCTTCCATCGATTCCCAAATCAAATTGCAGCTGTTTTAGTCGAACCTATTGCAGCCAATATGGGGGTTGTTCCTCCTCGAGAGGGTTTTTTACAGGGTCTGCGCAGCTTGTGCAAACGATTTGGATGCCTGCTTATTTTTGACGAAGTGATTACAGGATTTCGTGTCAGTTTTGGTGGGGCTCAGGGGCTTTACAAAGTTCAACCCGATTTGACCATTCTCGGTAAAATTATTGGAGGTGGGTTTCCTGTTGGCGCTGTGGGAGGGCGTGCAAAAATGATGGATCAATTAGCTCCCTCGGGTCCTGTTTATCAGGCAGGAACCCTTTCAGGAAATCCAGTGGCCATGGCAGCAGGCCTCCAAACACTTGAAATGTTACAGGGACAAAATCCTTACCGGAAGTTGGAGCACTTAGGGAGAGAATTGGAAGATGGGCTTTCTAAAATTCTTCAAATGAAGAAAATTCCATTCCGTCTCCATCGAATCGGTTCTTTGATGACACTCTTTTTCACAAGTCATGAGATTGAAAATTATGAGGATGTTTTGAAATCCGATTCTCAAAGGTTCAAACAATTTTTTAAAGAAATGTTCGAACAAGGTGTATTTCTTCCCCCTTCTCCTTTCGAAGCCTGGTTTTTGAGTCTGGCTCATTCTAAGTCAGATATTCAGAAGATTTTAAAAGCGGCTTCAAAAGCGTTGAATTTTAAGCCAAATTCATAAGTTGTTCGTATTTGGACGATTATTTTCAGGATAATTCAACAATAAAAATTGTAAAAATTATTCGTAACATCCCTCTTATTAATACTTTAAAAAATCGTTATTTTTTTAATATTTTTTTTTATCTTTTGCTTATAAAGGGGGTCTATATCTATGGAGGGTGGGAGATAGGATGAGGAAGCCATGTCAACCCGAGAATATATTTTGAACCAGGTAGAGATGATGAGAAAAGAATGTAAGAAGCTTCATATTACCCCTGAAGAGTGGGTCATTCGATATGCCGAAAAATATCATGATGAGCATGTTTCAGAAGTTGCTTTATCATAAACTAATGATCTATTTAAGAAGTTTCTTGTAAAGGGATCTTAAACTTTGGGTTAGGGGGCCGGGTTTTCCACTTCCAATCTTCTTTCCGTTGGATTCAACCCAGGGGACAATTCCCATGAGGGCATTGGTAAGAAAGGCTTCATTGGCTTGAATAATCTCATCAGGGTGAATGGATCTTATCTCAGGTTTAAGATCCAAAGAGGGACATCGTTCTAAAATAATTTTTCGTGTAATGCCACCCAAAATACCATCTTCCTGAGGAGGGGTGATCAGTTTCTTTCCTTGGATTAAGAAGAGATTACTGGCTGTTCCTTCGGTGACACCATTTTTTGTATTGAGGAAAATTCCTTCATCCACTTCTTTTTCGAGGGCCTCCATTCTTCCTAAAATATTATCGAGATAATTAAGCGATTTAATTTGTGAGAGGGGTGAAGTCTCATTTCTGCGGATGGGAAGTGTGAGGGTGCGATAGCCTCGTTCGTAAATTTCTTCACGAAAGGGGAGAAATTTCCTACTAATAATGATGAGGTTAGGTTTCCCTGAAACGATAGGGGGGATAGACCCCATCCATTTTCCGCGTGTGACGCTTAGACGAATGTAACAATCATCCAGTCCACTTTCCAAAACGGTTTTATTAATCAGAGAAAGAATTTCTTCCGGTTTCCAGGCGGGTTCAATTTTGAGAATTTCCATCCCATAGAAGAGTCTTTGGATATGAGCTTCAAGCCCGATCGCTTTTTCATTTATGAACCTGAGACTCTCAAAAATTCCATCTCCAAAGAAAAGTCCTCGGTCTAAAATCAATTCTGGAGCTTCATTTTCCTTGAAAAACCGGTTGTTGAAATAAATAAGATTTTGAGACATTAAAAAAGATACTCCCCTTTGCCAGTGTTTCCTCATACTCCTTTTCAGGATCGGAATCGGCTACGATTCCCCCTCCCACCTGAAATGAAATTTTATTCTGGCTCCGGATTAAGGTTCGAAT
Above is a window of Chlamydiota bacterium DNA encoding:
- a CDS encoding aminotransferase class IV produces the protein MSQNLIYFNNRFFKENEAPELILDRGLFFGDGIFESLRFINEKAIGLEAHIQRLFYGMEILKIEPAWKPEEILSLINKTVLESGLDDCYIRLSVTRGKWMGSIPPIVSGKPNLIIISRKFLPFREEIYERGYRTLTLPIRRNETSPLSQIKSLNYLDNILGRMEALEKEVDEGIFLNTKNGVTEGTASNLFLIQGKKLITPPQEDGILGGITRKIILERCPSLDLKPEIRSIHPDEIIQANEAFLTNALMGIVPWVESNGKKIGSGKPGPLTQSLRSLYKKLLK
- the hemL gene encoding glutamate-1-semialdehyde 2,1-aminomutase, with protein sequence MENVYQKLWTQAQSLMPGGVSSPVRAFRSVGLDPLIVSHAKGCKIYDVEGRCFIDLVMSWGPLMLGHADPEVVREVQNAVREGSTFGALSEREIKLAQKIKEAIPSIEKIRFVNSGTEAAMTVIRLARAFTGRSKIIKFEGCYHGHSDFLLAKAGSGLATYSLPGSSGVPEEVLKSTLVLAYNDLEALERSFHRFPNQIAAVLVEPIAANMGVVPPREGFLQGLRSLCKRFGCLLIFDEVITGFRVSFGGAQGLYKVQPDLTILGKIIGGGFPVGAVGGRAKMMDQLAPSGPVYQAGTLSGNPVAMAAGLQTLEMLQGQNPYRKLEHLGRELEDGLSKILQMKKIPFRLHRIGSLMTLFFTSHEIENYEDVLKSDSQRFKQFFKEMFEQGVFLPPSPFEAWFLSLAHSKSDIQKILKAASKALNFKPNS